ACGGCCCCCTTCGGGCCATCTTCGTCGCTGTGGACGGCTGCACCTCACCCATGACGTGTCCAGCATGGTCCATCCGTGCTGATTTGGCTCGTCACACCCCCTGCACCCGGGCGTGTCGGGGGACATCACCCGTGCCGGTGCCGGGAACTGTCGGACCCGGCCGGTAGACTCGCTCCAGTGCCCTCACCGCAGTCGCCGACACGGAAGTCGGTACCACAGTGAGGGTTTTCGCACGTCAAAGCACTTGAGCGAGGGGGAGGACCGGCGATGACGGAGACGCAGCTCGGGGCGCCTCCCGCGGAGAAGGACTCGACCGCGCGCCCGCTGCGGGCGTGGCAGCGGCGGGCGCTCACCAAGTACCTGACGCGCAAGCCGAAGGACTTCCTCGCGGTGGCGACGCCCGGCGCCGGCAAGACGGTGTTCGGCCTGCGGATCGCCGCGGAGCTGCTGAGCGACCGCACGATCGAGGCCGTCACCATCGTCACGCCGACCGAGCACCTCAAGCACCAGTGGGCCGCGTCGGCGGCCGCGGCGGGCATCCAGATCGACTCGAACTTCCGCAACACCACCGGTGTGACGTCGTCGGACTACAACGGCGTCGCCCTGACGTACGCCCAGGTCGCGGCGCACCCGACGCTGCACCGGGTGCGCACCGAGAACCGCAAGACGCTGGTGATCCTCGACGAGATCCACCACGGCGGCGACGCGAAGTCGTGGGGTGACGCGATCCGCGAGGCCTTCACCCCGGCCGTCCGGCGCCTGTCGCTGACCGGGACCCCGTTCCGGTCCGACGACTCGGCCATCCCGTTCGTCACGTACGAGCCGGACGCGGGCGGCTTCCAGCGCAGCAAGGCCGACCACTCCTACGGCTACGCGGACGCGCTGGCCGACGGCGTGGTCCGGCCGGTCGTGTTCCTGGCGTATTCGGGTGAGGCCTCCTGGCGCACGAGCGCGGGGGAGGAGTTCACCGCGCGGCTCGGCGAGCCGCTGACCGCGGAGCAGAACGCCCGGGCGTGGCGCACGGCGCTCGACCCGGCGGGCGAGTGGATCCCGGCGGTGCTGCACGCCGCGGACACCCGGCTGTCGCAGGTGCGCCAGAGCGTGCCGGACGCGGGCGGCCTGGTGATCGCCACCGACCAGGAGTCGGCGCGGGCGTACGCGAAGATCCTGGAGCGCATCTCGGGGGAGATGCCGACGCTGGTGCTGTCGGACGACCCGAAGGCCTCGGGCCGGATCAAGGAGTTCTCCGAGACGAACGAGCGCTGGATCGTGGCGGTCCGCATGGTCTCGGAGGGCGTCGACGTTCCGCGGCTGGCCGTCGGCGTGTACGCCACGAGTGCGTCGACCCCGCTGTTCTTCGCCCAGGCGATCGGCCGGTACGTGCGCGCCCGTCGCAAGGGTGAGACGGCCAGCGTGTTCCTGCCGTCGGTGCCGGTGCTGCTGGAGCTCGCGAGCGAGCTGGAGGCGCAGCGCGACCACGTGCTGGGCAAGCCGCACCGCGAGAAGGAGGGCTGGGAGGACGAGCTCCTGGCCCAGGCCAACCGCACCGAGGACGAGCCGGGCGAAGAGGAGAAGGCGTTCACCTCGCTGGGCGCCTCGGCCGAGCTCGACCAGGTCATCTACGACGGCAACTCGTTCGGCACGGCGGTGTTCTCGGGGTCGGACGAGGAGCAGGAGTACCTCGGCCTGCCGGGGCTGCTCGAGCCCGACCAGGTCCGCGCGCTGCTGCGGAAGCGGCAGGAGGAGCAGATCGCGGACGAGAAGCGCCGCAAGCCCGCGAAGGAGGAGCCGGCACCGCAGGCTCGTCCCCAGTCGGTGAGCGAGCGGCTCGGCGCGCTGCGCAAGGAGCTGAACGCGCTGGTGGGGATGTACCACCACCGCACGAAGAAGCCCCACGGCGCGATCCACAACGAGCTGCGCCGGGTGTGCGGCGGCCCGGTGACCGCGATGGCGACCGTCGAGCAGCTCGAGGAACGGATCGTCACCCTGCGGACCTGGTGAGGTTGCCGGGGGCCGGAGGGGGCGGCTGATCGAGGTGCGCGGACAGTCCGCCGCTCGGACAAGCCCGGTCGGGCCGATGGTCCGCTTGGTTCGCCCGAGCCCGCCTGACCCGTGTCGCGCGGCCCGTCGCCGAGCCCGCTCGCGCCGGGTCCGTCCCGGTCACCGGTGTCGCCCGGGAGGCTGAAGTCGGCCGTCACCGTCCGTTCCGCCGGGGCCGGGCCGGACCTTCCACAACTCCGTGACGTTGCGTGCCCGATCGGTCGTCCCCCGGCTGCCCGTGCGTCCCCCGGCCGGTGGCGACTCGGGCACGATCGCCGCCGAAGTTCGCAAGTCGGCGACCAATCGCGGGCCTTCGTCGTGGGTTCACCACCACTTCGCGCGGATCGCGCTCGGTGTCCACCGGCGGAGTATCTTCACTCTTGCAAGAAACATCGATGTAACACACGGTAAGTGCTGGCGATCACATCGTCAGCGGATCTACTCTTTCCGGGCGACCTTCAGCCCGTGTTGCCGAACCGTGTCCAATTGGTGTCATTTAATCGATCCAGCTATCTTCCCCGCAGCCGCTCAGCGGCATATGTTGTCGCCCACAACATATGCGCGTCGGTGCGCCGGGACCCTCCGGATCACCGCCTCGCAGGGCCCGAGACGACGTCGAGGGCCTGCTCGTCACCAATGCTTGGATCCGGAAGGAACGAGGATGCGCAGCAGAACCCTTACCCTCCTCGCCGCCACGGTGAGCGCCGGCCTGGTGCTCTCCGCTTGCGGTGCCAACAGTTCGGACAGCGGGGGCACGGGGAGCAACTCCGCCTCCTCCGCGCCGGCCGCCTCCGGCGCCAACGGCAAGGTCGGCGTCATCCTCCCGGAGACCGCCACCTCGGCGCGCTGGGAGGCCTTCGACAAGCCGATGCTGCAGGCCGCTCTGTCGGCGCAGGGCTTCGAGGCCGACATCCAGAACGCCCAGGGCGACAGCCAGAAGTTCTCCACCCTGGCCGACGGCTTCATCAGCTCCGGCGTCAAGGTCCTGATCATCGCCCCGTCCGACCCGGCCGTCGGTGCCGCCGTCGAGGCGAAGGCCAAGGGCGCGGGCATCCCGGTCATCGACTACGACCGGCCGAGCCTCGGCGGGTCCGCCGACTACTACGTCTCGTTCGACAACGAGAAGGTCGGCCAGCTGCAGGGCCAGGGCCTCGCGGACAAGCTGAAGGACAAGCCGGGCGCGCAGGTCATCCAGATCGAGGGTGCTCCGA
This genomic window from Amycolatopsis mongoliensis contains:
- a CDS encoding DEAD/DEAH box helicase, giving the protein MTETQLGAPPAEKDSTARPLRAWQRRALTKYLTRKPKDFLAVATPGAGKTVFGLRIAAELLSDRTIEAVTIVTPTEHLKHQWAASAAAAGIQIDSNFRNTTGVTSSDYNGVALTYAQVAAHPTLHRVRTENRKTLVILDEIHHGGDAKSWGDAIREAFTPAVRRLSLTGTPFRSDDSAIPFVTYEPDAGGFQRSKADHSYGYADALADGVVRPVVFLAYSGEASWRTSAGEEFTARLGEPLTAEQNARAWRTALDPAGEWIPAVLHAADTRLSQVRQSVPDAGGLVIATDQESARAYAKILERISGEMPTLVLSDDPKASGRIKEFSETNERWIVAVRMVSEGVDVPRLAVGVYATSASTPLFFAQAIGRYVRARRKGETASVFLPSVPVLLELASELEAQRDHVLGKPHREKEGWEDELLAQANRTEDEPGEEEKAFTSLGASAELDQVIYDGNSFGTAVFSGSDEEQEYLGLPGLLEPDQVRALLRKRQEEQIADEKRRKPAKEEPAPQARPQSVSERLGALRKELNALVGMYHHRTKKPHGAIHNELRRVCGGPVTAMATVEQLEERIVTLRTW